CCCGGTATCTGACCGGCGAGGGGATGATTGTGGAGGAGGACCGGGACGCCTTCGACTATCTCCACCTCCGGCAGGAGATGGCGGAACTTCCCGGAAACCGGTTTCACAAGAAGAAAAACCGTATCAATTATTTCTCCGCAAGACATTCCTTCAACGTAGAAGTGTACGGTGCGCGCCATCGGGAGGGATGCCTGGCGCTCCTCGACGAGTGGCGCCGGGTCCGGGATGGCATTGACAGCCCATCCCTTGATCTGGAAACGAAGGCGGCAGCCGAGGCCCTCATGCTCTCGGACCGCCTTGGCCTTGAAGGGGTAGTGGTACTGGTGGAAGGGCGGGTCGCCGCATTCGCCCTTGGGGAGCGGCTGAGCCTCGACACCGCAGTCTGCCATTTCGAAAAGAGCGATCCCTTTATGGAGGGGGTGTCCCAGTTGGTTGACCGGGAGTTCAACCGGCTCCTCTTCACCGACTGCACCTACATAAACCGCGAACAGGACCTGGGGGAGCCGGGGCTCCGTGCAGCGAAGCTCTCGTACCATCCGGTGGAGCTGGTGAAAAAATACCGGGCGCGCAGGGGATGAGCGGCATGAACGAGGAACTGCGCCGCCACTACGAGCGGTGGGTCTACCCCCGCTACCCCCTTGCCGCGTCGATCCCCCCCTGGGACACCTACGCCCTGAACCTGGACGCCCTCTACGCCCGCTTCAACGGCGCGCTTCCCGGCAGCCATGCCCGTCGCATCCTCCTGGCCGGGTGCGGGAGCTTTTCCCCGTATCCAACGTCACTTGCCAACCCCGGCGTATCCATAACGGCCTTGGATCTCTCGGCCGCCAACCTGCGGCGGGCGCGGCTCCACTGTTTTCTCCACGGCCGGTTCGGCATCGATTTCCAGCGGGGAGACATTCTGGACCCTGTGGCGGCCCAGGGGGAATACGGTTTCATCGATTCCTTCGGAGTCATCCATCATCTGGCGGACCCCCTGGAAGGAGTCCGGGCCCTTGAGCGGCGGCTGGCCCCGGGTGGAATCCTGCGGCTCATGGTTTACAGCCGGGGGGCGCGGAGGGGGGCCGAGTCGATCCGTACCGCCCTGAGGCTTCTGAAGATAGGGGATGTGGCGGCGATCAAGGGGCTCATCCGGCGGGCGCCGGAAGGTTCCCGTTTCCGCCGGTACGTGGATGCTTCAAGCGAGGCCGCCTTCGATGCCGGCATTGCCGATGCCTTCCTCCATCCACGGACCCGCACTTACCGCATTGACGAGTTCATGGCCCTGGTGGGGGATACGGGGCTCACCCCCCTCATGTTCGCCCACGACGGAGCCCTCCCCCCGGTGACGGAGGAGGTGTCGCGGCTGCGGCGCCTCGAAGGGGGAGGGGAAGAAACCCCCAACTTCATCCTCTATCTCGGGCGCCAGCCCATCGGCGGATGCGGTCCCGCGTCCGATGCGAGGCTCATGCTCAATCCGGCGCTCCGCCAGGCGGTGGGATGCCTTCGCCTGGCACCGGTAGTGGTTGTGCCCCGGCTCGGCCGCCGGAATCCCCGCCTCGGCTTTGCCGAAAAAAGGTTCCTGCGCCGCTTTATCAGTCCTGTTGCCGTCGCATCTCTTAACCCGCAGGAGCTGGAGCGGGCGCGTCCCTTTCTCGATGCCCTCTTTCTGGTGGCGTTTCGCTAGAAGCCGGGAGCGGGGAAAGCTTAAGGTTGACACGAAGGGCGCGGGACGGTATCAATAACCCGGTCCGGACCGGACCACCGATTCCACCGTTTCAAGGAGCATCCCATGTCAGACCTTTGTCCCTGCGGCACCGGCCGCCCCTACGCCGACTGCTGCGAGCCGTTCATTACGCGAAAGAGCACTCCCCTCACCGCCGAAGAGCTCATGCGTTCCCGCTACTCCGCCTATACCAAGGTGGATGTCGATTATATCCGCGATACTACCCACCCGGAGCACCGGGGGGATTTCGACGAGAAGGGGACCCGCGAGTGGGCGGAGAGCTCCCGCTGGGAGGGGCTGGAGATCATCTCGACCCTGGCCGGAGGCCCCGACGATGAAGAGGGGAAGGTGGAGTTCATCGCCCGTTACCGCGACAGCGCCGTGCGGCGGACCCATCACGAACTGGCCGATTTCAAAAAACGGGATGGCGCCTGGTACTTCACCGACGGCGTGGGGGTGAAATCCGCCCCGGTCGCCAGCGCCAAGGTGGGGCGAAACGACCCCTGCACCTGCGGCAGCGGCCAGAAGTACAAAAAGTGCTGCGGTAAATAGGCGGGAACGCCATGCCGCGGCTCTGCAACGACCCACCCCCCGCCGAGCTCTGCCAGGGGATAGACCGGTTCAACGCCGGTGACTGGTTTGAGGCCCACGAGACCCTTGAGGATCTCTGGGCCGGGGAGCAGGGGGACGCACGCCACCTCTACCAGGGGATTCTCCAGGTGGCGGTGGCGCTCCACCACTGGCGGGAGGGCAACTTCCGGGGCGCCATGTTCCTGCTGGGCTCTGCCGGGGAACTACTGGCCCGCGTGGAGCCGGTCTGCCAGGGGGTGGACGTGGCAGCGCTGCTTCACGATGCCGCCCGGTTCCACCGGGCATTGGAAAAAATGGGACCCGAGCGGATGGGGGAGGTTGATCCTTCCCTCATCCCGCGGGTCCGGTTTGTCGCTTAACCCGAAAAAAGCAGTTAACCATTGAGGTGAAAACGGAAAAACCGTTCAGGCACGGCAGAGCCCTTTTCAGTACATGAAGCCGAACAGCCATAACGGCAGCTTGTTCTTGAAGCCCACCTCAATATCATCCGCCACCACGAAACCATCAGCGATGCCGCCAATCTGCCGGAAACCCTTTCCCTTGCCGCCGATCTCGAACGTGTACCCCCCTTTAACGACAAAGTCGCCTTGACCTGACAACTCAACGGTGCTTTCGATCAGCTGCGGGTGGATAGTGCCGGCATTTCGTAACTGGTTGACAAAGAACAGTTCCCGCAATGTCCCGGTATTCACGTCATCGGTAATGGCGTACATCAGGTTGCTGTTTTCCAGCAGAATCTTTTCCGGCTTCGTCAGGACGGCATAACCTCTCCCCTGTGACCTCACCAGATTCAACAGCCGCGCATCCTGCAACTTCTCCAGGTACTCGTAAAGACGGGGGCGGGATATCTCCGTCGCTTCAGCCAGCTTGGCAATGTTGGGCACAAACGGTACGCCCGTTGACAACAGGTACAGAAGCTTTTTGATCTTGGATACCTGCCGTGGTTCTATACGGTTCGCAAAGGGGAGATCCACCTCCAGGATATGGTTGATCACCTCGCGAACCTTGAGCTTGTAAAAGGATCCCCCTTCGAGGAAAAACGGGTAATAGCCACCCTGGAGATAACTTCTGAACTCGCGTAGCGGTTTGATGTCTTTGCTGACCGTACCGGCAATCTGCTGGTGATTGGAAAGGATTTCTTCCAGGGAATAGGCCGGATACTCTTTGTCGAGGGTGAAGTTGATGTATTCGCGCAGCGAGAGGCCGTGCAGGTTGAAAATGACGGCACGACGCGAAAGGTCGGCTTTCTGATTCGTAATCTGCAGGAGACTGGAACCCGAAAAAACAACCCTCAGCGCAGGAAACGAATCATAGATGGCCTTTACATGCACAGACCAATCCGGGTATTTGTGGATCTCGTCCACAAGCAGCAACTCTCCACCCATCTGGTGAAACTCGCGAGCGAATTCAAAGAGGTCGTGGGCCTGAAAGAACGGGCTGTCGACAGAGATGTAGAGGGCTCTGTCGCTTGCGGCGTAACGCTCTCTGACATGCTGGAGCATCAGGGTTGTCTTGCCGGTGCCCCGTGCCCCAAGGATGCCGATACAGCGCTCATTCCAGTCAATACGGTCGTAGAGATACCGTTTGGTCCGGCTTACCGCCTCAATGAGCCTTTGCTGCTCCCTGAAAAGATTTTCCATGCATTTCCCCTTAGTATTTGTAAAATGCATTTTACAAGATCCTTCAGGGAATGCAACAAAACTGATTTTTTTGTCTTTTAAGCCCTTTGCTCCCTATTTTAACCCGCCATTTTTGTCCAGACACCGAGTGCCACTACGCCTTCCAACGGTTGCTTCGTTTCCGCATGAATCACCCTGCCCTCATAAGGGCCGTCTATACGGCAGATTGCGGTGCAACCGGTGCATACCAGGATGCTGCATGTCAGCAGCAGTTTTATTATATTGTGCAGAGTGGATTTCTCTTCCAGAAGATGACCCCTCTTTATTTTTGCTTTACGGTTGCATCCTGTGAAATCCTTGCTGCTCTGACCTATGGTAAAGTGTCAAAATTACACCGTTTATCAGGTAAACTTTGATCTTCATTCACCAAAGTGAAACCAGCGCCTCCCCATTGTTTGTAGTTTCTTATTGTGTCAATAATGCTGGTGTCTTTATGATTTTACTCGTTGCCCCATGCAAACAATTCTGATTAAAATA
The nucleotide sequence above comes from Geobacter benzoatilyticus. Encoded proteins:
- a CDS encoding DUF2156 domain-containing protein, with the translated sequence MTDIPRFPASRPLAFGDKPRLDALFVDLQPRVSELTFANLYLFREAHAYRLTLVGDSPVVLGRGYGGVEYFLPPLGGDVAGALLMLLDGGMTLYGADGSFVARYLTGEGMIVEEDRDAFDYLHLRQEMAELPGNRFHKKKNRINYFSARHSFNVEVYGARHREGCLALLDEWRRVRDGIDSPSLDLETKAAAEALMLSDRLGLEGVVVLVEGRVAAFALGERLSLDTAVCHFEKSDPFMEGVSQLVDREFNRLLFTDCTYINREQDLGEPGLRAAKLSYHPVELVKKYRARRG
- a CDS encoding class I SAM-dependent methyltransferase, with the translated sequence MNEELRRHYERWVYPRYPLAASIPPWDTYALNLDALYARFNGALPGSHARRILLAGCGSFSPYPTSLANPGVSITALDLSAANLRRARLHCFLHGRFGIDFQRGDILDPVAAQGEYGFIDSFGVIHHLADPLEGVRALERRLAPGGILRLMVYSRGARRGAESIRTALRLLKIGDVAAIKGLIRRAPEGSRFRRYVDASSEAAFDAGIADAFLHPRTRTYRIDEFMALVGDTGLTPLMFAHDGALPPVTEEVSRLRRLEGGGEETPNFILYLGRQPIGGCGPASDARLMLNPALRQAVGCLRLAPVVVVPRLGRRNPRLGFAEKRFLRRFISPVAVASLNPQELERARPFLDALFLVAFR
- a CDS encoding YchJ family protein, encoding MSDLCPCGTGRPYADCCEPFITRKSTPLTAEELMRSRYSAYTKVDVDYIRDTTHPEHRGDFDEKGTREWAESSRWEGLEIISTLAGGPDDEEGKVEFIARYRDSAVRRTHHELADFKKRDGAWYFTDGVGVKSAPVASAKVGRNDPCTCGSGQKYKKCCGK
- a CDS encoding DUF309 domain-containing protein, which gives rise to MPRLCNDPPPAELCQGIDRFNAGDWFEAHETLEDLWAGEQGDARHLYQGILQVAVALHHWREGNFRGAMFLLGSAGELLARVEPVCQGVDVAALLHDAARFHRALEKMGPERMGEVDPSLIPRVRFVA
- a CDS encoding ATP-binding protein — protein: MENLFREQQRLIEAVSRTKRYLYDRIDWNERCIGILGARGTGKTTLMLQHVRERYAASDRALYISVDSPFFQAHDLFEFAREFHQMGGELLLVDEIHKYPDWSVHVKAIYDSFPALRVVFSGSSLLQITNQKADLSRRAVIFNLHGLSLREYINFTLDKEYPAYSLEEILSNHQQIAGTVSKDIKPLREFRSYLQGGYYPFFLEGGSFYKLKVREVINHILEVDLPFANRIEPRQVSKIKKLLYLLSTGVPFVPNIAKLAEATEISRPRLYEYLEKLQDARLLNLVRSQGRGYAVLTKPEKILLENSNLMYAITDDVNTGTLRELFFVNQLRNAGTIHPQLIESTVELSGQGDFVVKGGYTFEIGGKGKGFRQIGGIADGFVVADDIEVGFKNKLPLWLFGFMY